In the genome of Hyphomicrobium sp. ghe19, the window AGGCTGAGCACAGGCAACTCGGCCCGCACGTGCACGGGCAAGGGACGCTCGATATCGCCATCGAGGGAAACAAAATTGAAATGGAGCTTGTTTCTCCGGGCATGGATATCGTCGGGTTCGAGCACGTCGCATCGACGGACGATCAGAAAGCGGCCGTCGAGAAGGCGAAGGCAAAGCTCGCCGACGTCCTTGCCGTTTTCAAACTTCCCGCGGCGGCCAATTGCAAGGCAGAGACGGCCAACGTCGAGAACCGGAAGGAAACGCATAAGCCCGGCGAGAAGGACGACGACGATGACGATAAGCCTGGCGCGCCGCAGCACTCGGAATTTCATGCGACATACACGATCACCTGCGAAGCGCCCGAACGTGTGACCGGTCTCGAGACTGTCTATTTCTCGAACTTTGCCGGCGCGCAGCTTCTGAACGTCAATGTCACGACCCCGAAGGGACAAACGCAGGCGCAGATGACGCGCGATAAGCCAACCCTCGATCTCACGGGCGCGATGTGATTATGAGCGACATCATCGTGTCTTCACGCGATACGCGGATAGAGGGCGAAAGCCCTCTTGACGCGGTTTCGTTTTCGAACGTGCGGTATTCGTGGCCTGGGCCATCGCCGTTCTCGCTGACGATCAAGAAATTCACGCTGGGGCGCGAGGAAAAACTTCTGCTCGTCGGCCCGTCGGGAAGCGGCAAGAGCACGTTTCTCAGTTTGCTTGCAGGCATCGTTGCGCCGACCGAAGGGCGGATCGATGTGCTTGGAACGGAGATGGCAAAGCTCAGCGGTTCCGGGCGCGACCGGTTTCGCGTCGACCACTTCGGCATCATCTTCCAGATGTTCAATCTACTCCCTTATGCATCTCTCATCGACAACGTGCTGCTTCCGCTCCGGTTCTCGCGCACGCGGCGGGCCAATGCGCTCGCCGAAGGATCGCTCGATGCGGTTGCGAGGGGTTTGCTTGCGGCGCTCGGTCTCGACGAGACGGTTGTCGCGACCGTCAAAGCGGCGAACCTTAGCGTCGGCCAGCAACAGCGTGTCGCCGCGGCACGGGCGTTGATTGGTGCGCCGCCGATCCTTGTTGCGGACGAGCCGACTTCCGCACTCGATCGAAACACGGAAGAAGCGTTTCTGAAGCTCCTATTCGCGCAAAGTGAGAAGGCCGGCACGAGCGTCATCATGGTCAGTCACGATGAAGGATTGGCCCCACATTTTGACCGCGTGGTGCGTCTTCAGGACATTGCCGTCTCATCGCGAGGTGCCCAGCAATGATGATCTTTCGCCTCGCATTTCAATCGTTGATGAACCGCTGGGTGACGGCATGTCTGACGGTGCTCGCGATAGCGTTCAGCGTCATGCTGCTGCTCGGCGTCGAGAAAGTGCGGACAGGGGCGCGGCAAAGCTTCGCCGATACGATTTCGGGAACGGATCTGATCGTCGGCGCGCGTAGCGGCAGTCTCAACCTGCTTCTCTATTCCGTTTTCCGCATCGGCAACGCGACCAACAATGTCACGTGGAAGACCTATCAGGACATCGCGAAGATGCCTGAAGTCAAATGGATCGTTCCGATATCGCTCGGGGACAGTCACCATGGCTTCCGCGTGCTCGGAACGAATGGCGATTACTTCACGCATTACAAATTCCGCCGCGGGCAGAGCATGACGTTTACTGCCGGTGGTCCGTTCGCCGATTTGTTCGATGCGGTCATAGGGTCAGACGTTGCCGACGCGCTCGGCTACAAAGTGGGCGACAAGATCATCGTCGCGCACGGAGTCGGATCGATCTCGTTTATCGAACACGAGGACAAACCGTTCCGCGTTTCCGGTATCCTTGCGAAGACCGGGACGCCGATAGACCGGACGGTTCACGTCAGTCTCGAGGCCATCGAAGCCATTCACATCGATTGGCAGAGCGGGGCACCGGTTCCGGGCGAAAGCATCTCGGCCGATGCGGTTCGCAAGATGGATCTCACGCCGCACGCGATCACGGCAGCGATGGTCGGTCTCGACTCGAAGCTTGCGACATTCAAGGTTCAGCGGCGGATCAATGATTATGCCGAGGAGCCGCTGTCGGCGATCATGCCGGGCGTCGCGCTGCAGGAGCTGTGGGGCCTCATCGGTACGGCCGAGACGGCTCTATCGGTCGTCTCAGCGATGGTCGTCGCGACGGCGCTGCTCGGGATGGTGACGATGATCCTGACCACGCTCAACGAGCGACGACGCGAAATGGCTATCCTGCGTTCGGTCGGGGCAACGCCCACAACAGTGCTCGGCCTCCTTGCGGCCGAGGGCGGGTTGCTGACGCTTGCCGGCGTCATCGCGGGTACTGTCGGCCTTTATGTGGGTCTTTATCTGGCGCGTCCGTACATCGATCACACGTACGGGCTGAGCCTTGCGATTGATCCGCCGCGCGCCGACGAATGGATGAAGCTCGGCTTGATCGTCGCTGCCGGGTTCGTCGCCGGATTGTTGCCTGCGATCCGTGCTTACCGGCTGTCTCTGGCGGACGGCATGATGGTCAGAGTGTGAGCACGCTCATTTTTTGAAAGGGTGCGGATATGGCATCGAAATATGTTTTCGCTCTAAGCGTCATGCTCAATCTGATGCTCGCGGTCGCGTCGTCGTCGAACGCCGGCGCCGATACACCGCGGCAACTCAAGTGGGCCGATCTCGTTCCAAAGAGCGTTCCGGCGGCATCGACAATGCAGTCCAAGACGTTTTTCGGCGGCTCCGTGCCGCCGACGACGGATGCGGGGCCTCCTCCGCCTCCGCTTCCCGAGGGCAAGTTCATGGCGGTTAAGCGCCGGCAGCCCGGCAGCGATCGTCCGCCTGCAATCGTCGCGGAGCTTGACGGACAAAGCGTTTCGATCGGCGGTTACGTCGTTCCTCTGGACTTCGATGCGACGACGGTGAAGGAATTTCTTCTCGTGCCGTTCGTCGGGGCCTGCATTCACGTGCCGCCGCCGCCGGCCAATCAGATCATCTACGTGAAGACAGACAAAGGGTTTGAAGTCGGCGGTATGTTCGATCCGGTGACGGTGACCGGTAAAATCAACACGAGTGAAGCGTTCACGGGGCTCGCCGACGCCGGTTATACGATCACGGCTGACAGCGTGGAGCTAAGAAAGCAGTAGCTGCAACGGAGCGGGCGTTCACGTTTTCCGCCATGAATGCGTCCTCGCATTCTGTGCGGGGCGACGCGAAAATTTCGCTTTATCGTTCTGCCTTAGATTTCCATTTTAGCGGATGGGAGCCCGGCAGCGTTGGGGTTTCGAGCAGCGAAACGTCTAATAAGCTCAGCATTTCTTCTTCGTTCGTCGGCGCGATAGCGCTGGATAGGTTCACTCTCAAGCCAATTCCAACTTGAGAGGTTCTGATGTCGTTCCTACCCCTGACCCGCAGATCAGCCATCGGGGCCGTGCTTGGCCTCGGCCTCGCCGGGCTTTCCGGCTACGCTTCCGCTGCAGAGATCTCGCTGCTCAACGTATCCTACGATCCGACGCGCGAACTCTATCAAGCGTATAATGTGGCCTTCGCGAAGTACTGGAAGGCGAAGACGGGTGATGACGTCACCATCAAGCAGTCGCATGGCGGTTCCGGCAAGCAGGCTCGCTCGGTCATCGACGGCATCGATGCCGATGTCGTGACGCTCGCACTCGCGGGGGACGTCGACTCGCTCCACAAGAACGGCGATCTCGTCAAAGCTGATTGGATCAAGAGCCTTCCCGACAACTCGGCTCCGTATACCTCGACAATCGTCTTCCTCGTCCGCAAGGGCAATCCAAAGGGCATCAAGGATTGGTCGGATCTCGCGAAAGACGGCATCGAAGTTGTCACTCCGAACCCGAAGACGTCGGGCGGCGCGCGCTGGAACTATCTTGCAGCCTGGGGTTATGCGCTGAAGCAGCCCGGCGGTAGCGACGCGACGGCGAAAGATTTGGTCAGCAAGATCTACAAGAACACCAAAGTTCTCGACTCGGGCGCGCGTGGTTCGACGACGACATTCGTCGAACGCGGTATTGGCGACGTGCTGATTGCCTGGGAAAACGAAGCCTATCTCTCGGTTAAAGAGCTTGGTCCCGACAAGTTCGAGATCGTTACTCCGTCTATCTCAATTCTTGCTGAGCCGAGCGTTGCCGTCGTCGACAAGGTCGTCGACAAGCGTGGCACCCGGGCTGTTGCCGAGGAATATCTGAAGCATCTCTACAGCGAAGAAGGCCAGGAAATCGCGGCGAAGAACTTCTATCGTCCCCGCGACGAGAAGGTTGCGCAGAAATATGCGAGCCAGTTTGGACCGGTGAAGACCTTCACGATCGATGAAGTTTTCGGCGGCTGGGGCAAGGCCCAGGCGGAACACTTCAAGGACGGCGGCGTGTTCGATCAGATCTACACGCCCGGCAACAAGAGCTGAACGTCTCACTAGAAACTGAATTCGTGCGTCGCCTTCTCGGCCGGAAGCTCCTCCAGACCATTTCGGAAAGAGAACTGGGCGACGCACGAAGCAGGACGTTTGATCACTTCGTCACGGAATTCGAAACAATGCTGATGTCAGGACGTGGTCGAGAAAGGTGTTGCGGGTCGTTTGTCCGCTAGCCGGCGCAGGAGCCGGCGACTGCCATTCGAGCGGCGCGCGAAGTCCGCCGCAGGCCCGAACAGACCAGAGCCAATTTCCGTTGGATGGCTCAGCATCAAGGGTGAATTCAATGTCGACAACTCTCATCGTACCCGGCCTCCGATCGAGTGGGCCTACGCACTGGCAAACCTGGCTCGAGCGCCGCGTCAGCGGCAGCGTCCGCATCACGCAGCGGGACTGGAACGATCCTCATCTGCCCGAATGGTCGGCGCGCGTCCGTCGCGAAATTGTGCGCGCAACGGGACCGATCTTCATCGCTGGGCATTCGTTCGGAGCCTTGGCCGCCGTACAGGCCGCAAGCGATCACGCTGAGCGAATCACCGGAGCACTTCTTGTCGCTCCGGCGGATCCCGAAGCCTTCGGGGTCGCCGAATTCCTGCCGACGAAGCCTTTGGGCTTTCCCGTCATCCTCGTTGCCAGCAGGAACGACCCTTGGATGGCGATCGAGAAGGCGCGTCGCTGGGCTGATCTCTGGCGAGCCGATTTCATCGATCTCGGCGAGGCCGGGCACATCAATTCCGAGGCCGGCTTCGGCCCGTGGCCGGAAGGTCTCGCGCTGCTTGAAAGGCTACGGCGAGCCGGAGAATTTCGCTCGGCGGCTGAACGGCTTGCGGCTTTGGATTTGTCTCAGTCTCAGCCTTTGCAACGGCACTGGCTCGCGCGCCGGCGATATGCGTTGGGACGGGGCGCACAATCCATCGATCATCGCGATCTCGCCGGCGCCGCGGCGCTGCTTCGCGCAGCCGGTTGGACCGTGGGTGCGCCGAGGGTGACAGCCCAAGGTGCAAGATAGTCACTCCGCTATTGCAGATGTACGTGCCACTGAGGATATGTAATTGACTTGGAGAAGGGATCGTAAAAAATAGCTGAGAAATCAATGAACTAATCAGAAGTTCATCTAATTAAACAGACGGGGGTCTGAAGTACATGAAACTAGTAACGAGAAAGGGACGCCTCTGGGGTGTCTCGGTAGCTGCCTTGATGGTTGGCGGATGGGCGATGCCCGTAGCCGCTGCCGATCTCGGCGGCGATTGCTGCGCGGATCTCGAAGAGCGCGTTGCGGAACTCGAAGCTACAACGGCTCGCAAAGGCAACCGTAAGGTCAGCCTGACGGTTTCGGGCTGGGTGAACGAGAGCGTGATCTGGTGGGACGACGGCAGCGAGAGGAATGCTTACGTCGGTACGAACCCTGTTGAGCAATCCCGTTTCCGCTTCGTCGGCGACGCGAAGATAAACGCAGATTGGTCGGCGGGTTATGTGCTTGAGATCGGCGTATTTGGCGGCAACCTCGGTAAGGCCGACCAGGACAACCCGGATGGCGCGACTGGCGCCAACAGCCTTTCGGTTCGCAAAAGCAACTGGTACTTAAAGAGCAAGACGTTCGGTAAAGTTTCCGTTGGTCAGGAAAGCACGGCGACCTACCATTTGCTCGACGATGCCGACACGTCTTTGACGCGTAATTTTTACGACGCTGAAGGTCCTCCTGACTATCTGCAGTCGTTTTACCTGCGCGATAAGGCTGGGAATCGGATTCCGTCTGGCTCTTCAAACTTGAAGTGGGGGGACGCGCTCCGCGGTTTCAACAACTCGACGCCAGGCGATGACGGACGCCGGAACGTTGTGCGTTACGAGTCGCCGACGTTCGCGGGCTTCAGTGTTGCGACCGCCTGGGGCGAGGACGACATCTGGGATGCCGCTGTGATCTACAAGGGCGAGTCCGGAGATTTCAACTACAACGCGCGGGCCGGATATGGCCAGTCTACGGATGGCTTCTCGACACCGTGCCACGGCTCCGGCTCTTCGCCTGATAACGCTCTCAATTGCGAGTGGTGGGGCGTTTCGGCGTTCCTGCAGCACGCGCCAACGGGTTTGTTCGTCTACGGCGGATACGGCAAGCAGCACGACGGCTCGAACAACCCCGCCATCGACGCTAAGATACTCGATAAAGACAGCACGACCTGGTTCGTGCAGGGTGGCATCGAAAAGAAGTGGATCCCGCTGGGTAAGACCAACGTATTCGGTATGTACCGCCAGGATGACTCCGGTTCTGACGTGACCGGCACGGGCACTATCAGAACAACGGGTGCCAACATCGATTTCTGGGCAGTTGGTGCTGCGCAGAACATCGAAGCTGCTGAAGCGACCCTCTATCTCATCTATCAGCATGCTGATGGTGATGTGACGGTCGGCACGAATACGTCAGCCACCGAGTTGTCGGCGATGCAGCAGGTCATCGGCGGTATGAAGATCAACTTCTAAGACGGCGCTGCCGCTTCGGAAGTCAGGAAACGTCTGACGCTCCCGTCAGATCACATGCGAGAAGGATGGCTTTTCAGGCTTTCCTTCTCGCCTTTTGCGCGGAATACGCGCCGCCGCTTGAGCCATGCTCGCAGCAAGCAATTCCCTCATAAGCTCATAACTTCTTCTTCGTTCCGCCGGTATCGCAGCTCGGCTATCCGTATTTGCAGACGCAAAGCGAACTGCGAAAGTCGGCGGCGATGGTAATGGCGAGAAAAGAAGATTTCGAGACTCTCGAAGGTGCAGACAGCGGCCCGGCGAAGCTTTCCATCATCGTCGGGGAAAATTTGCGTCATCTCAGGCGCAAGAGCGGTCTGTCGTTGGAACAGCTTGGTATCATCTCGGGCGTCAGCCGCGCGATGCTCGGGCAGATAGAAACGGGCAAGAGCGCGCCGACGATCAACCTATTGGGGCGCATTGCCGAGGCGTTGAAGGTCTCGGTGCCAAGCCTCATTTCCAGTCCAGGCGTGGGCGGCACGGTCGTTGTCCCGCGCGACCGAGCGACGGTGGTTTCATCGAGCGAAGGCGGTTTTGTCAGCCGCGCTCTTTTCCCCTGGGGGGATCCACAACGCATTGAAATTTATGAGGTGACGATTGGCGCGCAGCATCGCGAAGTGTTCGCGGCGCAGACAGCGGGCGCCAAAAAGAACCTCGTCGTCGTCAAGGGCACGGTCGAAATCGTCGTGGGGGAGGATTCTCCTGCCCGGTTGATCGAGGGTGATGCGATCCTCTTCAATGCGGATACTCCGCATCATTTTCACAATCCGGGGGACGATGACGCAAAAGCATTCTTGGTCGTCACGGGGCTTGATGGTTCCAACTCGCGGGGCCGGCAGGGTTAAGGCGACCGCCACCTGAGCAACCCCCGATAATCTCATATGCTTAGCAGCTATTGTTCGTTAGCCGTGGCGCGGCTCTCAAATAGTGTGCGGGTCGGTCGTTTTAGCAGAAAGACGAGTGAATGACTCTCGACGGGACCATTTTCGGCAGGGCGTTTTCCTGGGCCGGCGTTATCGCTGCCGCCGGGTTCGTGGTCGTGCTGGCTGTGCTGATTTAAGGGGCGGGGATGTCTGGGGTCAATAAGAGGGTGCTGCCGGGCTTCGGGCTATCGCTCGGGTTTACGCTTGTGTACCTGTCGCTGATCGTTCTCATTCCGCTGTCGGCCGTCTTTCTCAAGACATCGACGATGAGCTGGGATGAATTCGTGAATGCGGTTGCCGCGCCGCGCGTCGTCGCGTCCTACAAGTTGACGTTCGGGGCATCGTTTTTGGCGGCGGCGATCAACGCCGTTTTCGGTTTGCTGCTCGCCTGGGGTTTGACGCGCTACACGTTTCCCGGCCGTAAGATCGTCGACGCGCTCATCGATCTTCCCTTCGCGTTGCCGACGGCTGTTGCGGGTATCGCGCTGACCGCGATCTACGCGAAAAACGGATGGATCGGCGCGCTTCTCGAACCGCTCGGAATCAAAATCGCTTTCGGCCCTCCGGGCGTTCTCGTCGCGCTGACTTTTATCGGGCTGCCTTTCGTTGTCCGGACCGTTCAGCCGGTGCTTGAAGATCTTGAAACAGAGTATGAGGAGGCTGCTGCGAGCCTTGGGGCGACCCGCTGGCAGGCGTTTCAGCGCGTTGTGTTTCCGACGCTCTTTCCGGCGTTGCTGACCGGTTTCGCGCTGGCATTTGCGCGCGCTGTCGGGGAATACGGATCGGTGATCTTCATCGCCGGGAATATTCCGATGGTTTCCGAAATCACGCCGCTCATCATTATCACGAAGCTCGAACAGTTCGACTACAAGGGCGCGACGGCCGTTGCTTCCGTCATGCTGGTCATTTCGTTCCTGCTGCTCCTCGTGATCAATGGCCTCCAGGCATGGACGGCGCGACGTACGGGGAGGGCGATCTGATGGCTGTCGTTGCTGCAACATTCGACGCCCGGTCCGATACGGCCGGTAAATTCGAAGCCAATCCGGCGACGCGGGATTCGGCTTGGGTGAAGTACCTGGTGATCGGCGTTGGGCTCACCTATTTCGCCGTCTTCCTTTTGCTGCCCTTGATCGCGGTGTTCGTGGAAGCCTTCCGCAAAGGCGCGGGCACGTATTTCGCAGCGCTTGTCGAACCCGACGCATTGTCGGCAGTTCGTCTGACAATCCTGGCCGCCGCAATCGCCGTGCCGTTCAATCTTATCTTCGGGGTGTCGGCCGCCTGGGCGATCGCGAAGTTTCAATTCCCCGGCAAGAATTTTCTGATCACCCTCATCGATCTGCCGTTTTCCGTATCGCCCGTGGTCGCCGGTCTGATCTACGTGTTGGTGTTTGGATTGCAGGGCTGGTTCGGTCCCTGGCTGCATGAGCACGATATAAAAATCATCTTCGCGGTGCCGGGCATCGTCCTCGCTACGGTTTTCGTCACGTTTCCGTTCATCGCGCGCGAACTCATTCCCTTGATGCAGGCGCAGGGACGCGACGAGGAGGAAGCAGCGATATCGCTTGGCGCGTCGGGCCTTCAGACGTTCTGGCGCGTGACGATCCCGAACGTGAAATGGGCGCTGCTCTACGGGGTCATCCTGTGCAACGCTCGCGCGATGGGCGAGTTCGGTGCGGTGTCGGTCGTCTCAGGCCATATCCGCGGCGAAACGAACACGATGCCGCTGCACGTCGAGATTCTCTACAACGAATATCAATTCGCCGCCGCCTTCGCAGTGGCATCGCTATTGGCGCTGCTGGCGCTGGTAACGCTCGTTTTGAAAACTTACGTCGAGTGGCGCTCCCACCGTCCGGTTGCCGAGGAACAGGTTTCATGAGCATCGAGGTCATTGGCGTCAGCAAGACGTTCGGCACGTTCAAGGCACTGAACAACGTCTCGCTCAATTTTCCGGATGGAGAGCTCGTCGCGCTCCTCGGCCCGTCGGGCTGCGGAAAGACAACGCTTCTGCGCGTCATCGCGGGCCTCGAGCATGCCGACACCGGTCGCATCGTGCTCGACGGCACGGACGCGACGGACAAAGATGTGCGCCAACGCCGCGTCGGATTCGTCTTTCAGCATTACGCGCTTTTCCGGCACATGACGGTGTTTGAAAACATCGCTTTTGGTCTTCGCGTTCGCCCGCGCCGTGAGCGGCCGAGCGAGAAAGACATTCGCGCCAAGGTCAACCGGCTGCTCGATCTCGTGCAGCTCGGATGGGTGGCGAACCGCTTTCCGTCGCAGCTTTCGGGCGGCCAACGGCAGCGCATCGCGCTCGCCCGGGCTCTCGCCGTCGAACCGCGCGTTCTGCTTCTCGACGAGCCGTTCGGCGCGCTCGACGCCAAAGTCAGAAAAGAGCTCAGGCGCTGGCTTCGCACGCTCCACGACGAACTGCACATTTCGTCGATATTCGTGACGCACGATCAGGAAGAGGCGCTCGAAGTTTCCGACCGGATCGTTCTCGTCAACAAGGGGCAAGTCGAGCAGATCGGCACGCCGAAAGAGATCTACGAGCAGCCGGCGACGGCGTTTGCCTATAGCTTTATCGGCTCGGTTAACGAATTCCGCGGCCGCGTCGACGGCGACTTCGTGCGCGTCGGGGATGAGAAGCTGCGTTTCCAGACGGGGACGTTCAAGAACGGTCAAGAGGTCATTGCGTTCAGCCGTCCTCACGATACCGAAATCGTTGCGAACCCGCAGTCTGAAGACGGCGTATCTGCGAGCATCAAGAGAATTCTTGGCACCGGCGCCGTGGCGCGGGTAGAACTTGTGGCCAATGGCGAGGCGCGCGAGGGCCGCAAGGAGTTCTTCGAAGTCGAAATTCCGGGCTCCGATGTTCAGTCGCTCGGGTTATCGACGGGCCAGCACGTCAAGCTCAGAGGGCGGCGGTTGAGCGTCTTTGCAGATCAGAACGGAACACAGGCCGCATCGTGAACTTCCAGCAACTCCGCATTATCCGCGAAACACTCCGCCGCAATTTCAATCTTACCGAAGTCGCGAATGCGCTCTATACGTCGCAATCCGGCGTTTCGAAACACATCAAAGACCTCGAGGATGAACTCGGGGTTGAGCTGTTCGTGCGCCGTGGCAAGCGGCTCCTCGGTCTTACCGAGCCCGGCAAAGAGCTGGCGTTGATCGTCGACCGGATCTTGCTCGATACGGCGAACATCAAACGGCTTGCCGATCAGTTCGCGGGGTCGGATCGCGGCGAGATTCTCATCGCAACGACGCACACGCAGGCGCGTTATGCGCTTCCGGGGCCGATCGCGGCGTTCCGGAAGGAGTTTCCGAACGTCCATCTGGTTTTGCATCAAGGGACGCCGAGAGAAATCGCGACGATGCTCAACGATGGTACGGCCGACATCGGTATTGCCACCGAGGCGCTGGAAGACACCGCCGAGCACGTGACCTTTCCATTCTATTCCTGGCATCACGGCGTGATCGTGCCGAAAGGGCATCCGCTCGAAACGCAGACGCCGGTGACGTTGGAGAAGATCGCCGATTGGCCGATCATCACGTATCACGAGGGCTTCACGGGGCGGCCCGCAATCGATGCGGCGTTCGCCTCGGCCAATCTCGCGCCTGATATCGTGATGGTCGCGCTCGATGCCGACGTCATCAAAACATATGTCGAAGTCGGTCTCGGCATCGGCATTGCTGCGTCGATGTCTTACGATGCCAGCCGTGATACGGGCCTGACGCTTCTCGACACGACGCACCTTTTCCCGAAATCGACGTCGCGCATCGCGCTCCGCCGCGGCCGCTTTCTGCGCGGCTTCGCCTACCGGTTCATCGAGCTTTGCGCGCCGGATCTCACCGAGAAGGTCATCAAGGACGGCATTGCTTCGCCGTCCGACTGACGCTGCTGGCACGCTCGATGACGGACGACGTCAGGCGACCGGCGACTTCGCCTTCTGCGCCCGGAACCACGCGAGGCTGTCGTAGGTTCCGGCGAGCGGCCTGTATTCACAGCCGACCCATCCTTTGTAGCCGATCCGGTCGAGATGGCTGAATATGAACGGGTAGTTGATCTCCCCGGTGCCGGGCTGATGGCGGCCGGGCGTGTCGGCGATCTGAATGTGGGCGATGATCTTCAGGTACTTGTCGATCGTCGGCGTCAGATCGCCTTCCATGATCTGCATGTGATAGACGTCGTATTGGAGACGCAGGTTCTCCGCCTCCACCGTTTCGATGATGTCTGCCGCCTTCGCGGTCGAATCGAGAAAGTAGCCTGGGATGTCGCGCGTATTGATCGGTTCGATCAGCAGCGTCATGCCTTCATCCGCCAGGGCGCGCGCGGCGAAACGTAGGTTATCGACGTAAGTTTTGCGCATCGCCCGATGGTCGGCGCCGAGGGGCGCGATGCCTGCAAGGCAATGGAGCTGCGTGCAGCCGAGCACCTTCGCGTACTTCACGGCGCGGGCAACGCTATCGCGGAATTCGCTGACGAGGTTCGGATAAATCGCGATGCCGCGTTCGCCGGCTTCCCAGTTGCCGGCGGGCAAATTGAATAGCGCTTGGCGAAGCCCGTTCGCCTTCAAACGCGCGGCGATGTCGTCGGCGTTGAACTCATAGGGGAAAAGAAATTCGGCGCCTTCGAAGCCTTGCGCCGCGGCTGCTTCGAAGCGATCGAGAAACGGCATCTCGTTGAACAGCAGCGATAGATTGGCCGCGAATTTTAACATGATCGCTCTGCTTGCAAGATGAGTTGATTAAGTTGAAACGTGCGCGCGGTGAGCTGCCTGAAGGCGGCGGAAATCGTCGCCGGCGTGGTAAGACGATCGCGTCAAAGGAGACGCGGCGACGAGCAGGAAACCCTTGGCGCGTGCGGCTTGTGCCAGGCCTTCGAACTCTTCCGGCGGAACATAGCGGGCGACAGCGGCATGTTTCCGCGTCGGCTGCAGGTATTGGCCGATCGTCAGGAAGTCGACGCCCGCCGACCGGAGGTCGTCCATGACCTGGAGGACTTCTTCGCGGGTTTCTCCAAGGCCGACCATGATCCCCGACTTCGTGAAGGTCTTCCGGTCGATTTCCTTGGCTCGCTGCAGGAGCCGGAGTGAATGGAAATAACGGGCGCCCGGGCGAATGCGCAGATAAAGGCCCGGCACGGTTTCAAGATTGTGGTTGAAGACGTCGGGCTGCGCTGCAATCACGATTTCGAGCGCGCCATCCTTGCGCAGAAAGTCCGGCGTCAAGACTTCGATCGTCGTGCCCGGGGAAGCCACGCGAATGGCGCGGATGGTTTCGGCAAAATGCTGGGCGCCGCCATCTGCGAGATCGTCGCGATCAACGGACGTTACGACGATGTGTTCGAGTGCGAGCCGCGCGACGGCATCGCCGACGCGTCGCGGCTCATCGGCGTCGAGAGCTGACGGCAGGCCTGTCGCGACGTTGCAGAAGGCGCAGGCGCGCGTACAAATCCCGCCCATGATCATCATTGTGGCGTGCCGCTTTTGCCAGCAATCGCCGATGTTTGGGCAGGCGGCCTCCTCGCAGACGGTGTGAAGCTTGTGTTCGCGAACGATGGCTCGCGTATGGTCGTACCCCGGCGAGCCTGGTGCGCGGACCCTTAACCAGTTCGGTTTGGGCAACGACGGCGTGTCAGAATGCGCGACCTTCTCGGGGTGGCGCGGGCGCGGCGTCGTGCCGGTACTGTCGAGCAAGGTCACCAAGGGCGCCATCGGCAAAAGACAACTGTCGCAACATACTAGCCGGTGCGGGCAGAA includes:
- a CDS encoding helix-turn-helix domain-containing protein, which produces MARKEDFETLEGADSGPAKLSIIVGENLRHLRRKSGLSLEQLGIISGVSRAMLGQIETGKSAPTINLLGRIAEALKVSVPSLISSPGVGGTVVVPRDRATVVSSSEGGFVSRALFPWGDPQRIEIYEVTIGAQHREVFAAQTAGAKKNLVVVKGTVEIVVGEDSPARLIEGDAILFNADTPHHFHNPGDDDAKAFLVVTGLDGSNSRGRQG
- the cysT gene encoding sulfate ABC transporter permease subunit CysT is translated as MSGVNKRVLPGFGLSLGFTLVYLSLIVLIPLSAVFLKTSTMSWDEFVNAVAAPRVVASYKLTFGASFLAAAINAVFGLLLAWGLTRYTFPGRKIVDALIDLPFALPTAVAGIALTAIYAKNGWIGALLEPLGIKIAFGPPGVLVALTFIGLPFVVRTVQPVLEDLETEYEEAAASLGATRWQAFQRVVFPTLFPALLTGFALAFARAVGEYGSVIFIAGNIPMVSEITPLIIITKLEQFDYKGATAVASVMLVISFLLLLVINGLQAWTARRTGRAI
- the cysW gene encoding sulfate ABC transporter permease subunit CysW, translated to MAVVAATFDARSDTAGKFEANPATRDSAWVKYLVIGVGLTYFAVFLLLPLIAVFVEAFRKGAGTYFAALVEPDALSAVRLTILAAAIAVPFNLIFGVSAAWAIAKFQFPGKNFLITLIDLPFSVSPVVAGLIYVLVFGLQGWFGPWLHEHDIKIIFAVPGIVLATVFVTFPFIARELIPLMQAQGRDEEEAAISLGASGLQTFWRVTIPNVKWALLYGVILCNARAMGEFGAVSVVSGHIRGETNTMPLHVEILYNEYQFAAAFAVASLLALLALVTLVLKTYVEWRSHRPVAEEQVS
- a CDS encoding sulfate/molybdate ABC transporter ATP-binding protein, translating into MSIEVIGVSKTFGTFKALNNVSLNFPDGELVALLGPSGCGKTTLLRVIAGLEHADTGRIVLDGTDATDKDVRQRRVGFVFQHYALFRHMTVFENIAFGLRVRPRRERPSEKDIRAKVNRLLDLVQLGWVANRFPSQLSGGQRQRIALARALAVEPRVLLLDEPFGALDAKVRKELRRWLRTLHDELHISSIFVTHDQEEALEVSDRIVLVNKGQVEQIGTPKEIYEQPATAFAYSFIGSVNEFRGRVDGDFVRVGDEKLRFQTGTFKNGQEVIAFSRPHDTEIVANPQSEDGVSASIKRILGTGAVARVELVANGEAREGRKEFFEVEIPGSDVQSLGLSTGQHVKLRGRRLSVFADQNGTQAAS
- a CDS encoding CysB family HTH-type transcriptional regulator, with product MNFQQLRIIRETLRRNFNLTEVANALYTSQSGVSKHIKDLEDELGVELFVRRGKRLLGLTEPGKELALIVDRILLDTANIKRLADQFAGSDRGEILIATTHTQARYALPGPIAAFRKEFPNVHLVLHQGTPREIATMLNDGTADIGIATEALEDTAEHVTFPFYSWHHGVIVPKGHPLETQTPVTLEKIADWPIITYHEGFTGRPAIDAAFASANLAPDIVMVALDADVIKTYVEVGLGIGIAASMSYDASRDTGLTLLDTTHLFPKSTSRIALRRGRFLRGFAYRFIELCAPDLTEKVIKDGIASPSD
- the otnI gene encoding 2-oxo-tetronate isomerase, which encodes MLKFAANLSLLFNEMPFLDRFEAAAAQGFEGAEFLFPYEFNADDIAARLKANGLRQALFNLPAGNWEAGERGIAIYPNLVSEFRDSVARAVKYAKVLGCTQLHCLAGIAPLGADHRAMRKTYVDNLRFAARALADEGMTLLIEPINTRDIPGYFLDSTAKAADIIETVEAENLRLQYDVYHMQIMEGDLTPTIDKYLKIIAHIQIADTPGRHQPGTGEINYPFIFSHLDRIGYKGWVGCEYRPLAGTYDSLAWFRAQKAKSPVA
- the lipA gene encoding lipoyl synthase, encoding MVTLLDSTGTTPRPRHPEKVAHSDTPSLPKPNWLRVRAPGSPGYDHTRAIVREHKLHTVCEEAACPNIGDCWQKRHATMMIMGGICTRACAFCNVATGLPSALDADEPRRVGDAVARLALEHIVVTSVDRDDLADGGAQHFAETIRAIRVASPGTTIEVLTPDFLRKDGALEIVIAAQPDVFNHNLETVPGLYLRIRPGARYFHSLRLLQRAKEIDRKTFTKSGIMVGLGETREEVLQVMDDLRSAGVDFLTIGQYLQPTRKHAAVARYVPPEEFEGLAQAARAKGFLLVAASPLTRSSYHAGDDFRRLQAAHRAHVST